The genomic stretch GACTGGGACGGTGCCGGAGTTCAGTAAACACTCCAGGCGCTTCCGCGGCGGCCGGGCGCTCGGGCTGCTCATCGGGACGGTCGTATTGGTCGGGGCAATTGCGTCGGTGTCTGACACGTTTCTGAGCCCTTACACCATGTTTATCATCTCGCGGCAAATCGCGTTCTCGATCTTGATCGCGTTGTCGCAAGCGGTTTGCCTCGTCGTGGGAGGCATGAACCTTTCAGTCGGCGCCATCGGCAGCATGGCGACGGTGATTCTCGGGCTATGCTTTCAAGACCTTGGATGGAACGCCTGGCTGGCCGTTCCTGTCACGCTCCTTTTCGGCGTTGTGTCAGGCGCAATCAACGGGCTGATCATCACCCGGCTCAAGATCAATTCCTTCATTGTTACCTTGTCGATGATGTTCGTCTACATGGGGCTGCGGTCCGGGATCTCGGGCGGCTCCCCTTACACCATCCCGCCGGATTTCGGATTCATCGGACAGAACGCGGTCTTCGGCGTCTCCTGGGTCTTTGTGCTGGTGTGCGTGATCCTCGCAGGTGCCGGATACATGTTTTCTTACACCGTCTTCGGCCGGCAAATGCTGGCCACCGGCGGGAACGAACATGCGGCGCGGCTGTGCGGTATCGCGACGGACGGCATTGTGTTTCGGGCACACATCATTTCCGGGTTTCTGGCTGCGCTCGCCGCGGTTCTGTGGGCATCGATGGTCGGTTCGTGTGCTCCGGAGACCGGTGATGCCTGGTTGATCGGGAGTTTTGCGGTGTCCATTATCGGCGGCACCGGCCTCATGGGAGGCGTGATCTCGTGTACCGGTATATTCCTCGGCGGCGCGATCTTTGTGCTGATCAGTTATGGTCTGATCGAGATCAAAGCCAATCCCTACTTTGCAAACTCGTTCCTGGGCGGGTTAATCCTGCTCGCGATTGTCCTGGATCGGGTCCGGGAGGTTTTAGGTGAGCGAAAACGCAAGGCGTAAGATCTAACTGCTTTCCGGCTGCACCTCCGGTGCAAAGGCGGCTCGACCAACGTGAAAACCGGTGTAGGGGAAACGGCGCTCGCATGCGCCACATGCGTTGCGCGACGGGCCCGGACATGCCGGTCCCTTTTGCCCACGGCTATTACCCCGGCCCGGGCGGCGCGTTACGTGGCGTCACCGCAAGCAACCCGGCGGTGGCGCGGACCGCCGGCGCCGGAGGATGCTCTGTA from Verrucomicrobiota bacterium encodes the following:
- a CDS encoding ABC transporter permease; protein product: MQKTGLVKPELTGTVPEFSKHSRRFRGGRALGLLIGTVVLVGAIASVSDTFLSPYTMFIISRQIAFSILIALSQAVCLVVGGMNLSVGAIGSMATVILGLCFQDLGWNAWLAVPVTLLFGVVSGAINGLIITRLKINSFIVTLSMMFVYMGLRSGISGGSPYTIPPDFGFIGQNAVFGVSWVFVLVCVILAGAGYMFSYTVFGRQMLATGGNEHAARLCGIATDGIVFRAHIISGFLAALAAVLWASMVGSCAPETGDAWLIGSFAVSIIGGTGLMGGVISCTGIFLGGAIFVLISYGLIEIKANPYFANSFLGGLILLAIVLDRVREVLGERKRKA